The proteins below come from a single Bactrocera dorsalis isolate Fly_Bdor chromosome 5, ASM2337382v1, whole genome shotgun sequence genomic window:
- the LOC109579291 gene encoding uncharacterized protein LOC109579291 isoform X1 translates to MLFQSIKMRCSSLWLIFALKISFYWRSVHLVSMIKFTNIKCVALDKPFADFAYCKLKALSRDDVALSLRVKLFEVPVNNVSSFVFQLKVEFFKKYNGYRPFLFNKTLNFCEFLRNKKRVALLDIIFKFLELYSNINHTCPYNNDIIVDRLILRPSYFTMLPAPAGEYRIKITVGAYNDWKAIVNVFLQIWE, encoded by the exons ATGTTGTTTCAGTCGATAAAAATGCGTTGCTCGTCGCTGTGgttaatatttgctttaaaaattagcTTTTATTGGCGTTCTGTTCATCTAGTATCAATGATCAAATTTACGAATATTAAGTGCGTAGCGCTGGATAAACCATTTGCTGATTTCGCCTACTGTAAGCTCAAAGCGTTGTCTCGCGATGACGTCGCTCTTTCGTTGCGCGTCAAGTTGTTTGAAGTACCAGTGAACAATGTTAGC TCATTTGTATTTCAGCTAAaagtagaattttttaaaaaatacaacggTTATCGTCCCTTCTTGTtcaataaaacattaaatttttgtgaatttctcCGCAACAAAAAGCGTGTCGCCCTCTTggatataattttcaaatttttagaaCTTTATTCAAATATCAACCACACCTGTCCGTATAAC AATGATATCATCGTTGACCGTCTTATTCTTAGGCCAAGCTATTTTACTATGTTGCCAGCACCAGCGGGGGAGTATCGCATAAAGATAACTGTTGGTGCTTATAATGATTGGAAAGCTATTGTCAATgtatttctacaaatttgggaataa
- the LOC109579291 gene encoding uncharacterized protein LOC109579291 isoform X2, producing MLFQSIKMRCSSLWLIFALKISFYWRSVHLVSMIKFTNIKCVALDKPFADFAYCKLKALSRDDVALSLRVKLFEVPVNNVSLKVEFFKKYNGYRPFLFNKTLNFCEFLRNKKRVALLDIIFKFLELYSNINHTCPYNNDIIVDRLILRPSYFTMLPAPAGEYRIKITVGAYNDWKAIVNVFLQIWE from the exons ATGTTGTTTCAGTCGATAAAAATGCGTTGCTCGTCGCTGTGgttaatatttgctttaaaaattagcTTTTATTGGCGTTCTGTTCATCTAGTATCAATGATCAAATTTACGAATATTAAGTGCGTAGCGCTGGATAAACCATTTGCTGATTTCGCCTACTGTAAGCTCAAAGCGTTGTCTCGCGATGACGTCGCTCTTTCGTTGCGCGTCAAGTTGTTTGAAGTACCAGTGAACAATGTTAGC CTAAaagtagaattttttaaaaaatacaacggTTATCGTCCCTTCTTGTtcaataaaacattaaatttttgtgaatttctcCGCAACAAAAAGCGTGTCGCCCTCTTggatataattttcaaatttttagaaCTTTATTCAAATATCAACCACACCTGTCCGTATAAC AATGATATCATCGTTGACCGTCTTATTCTTAGGCCAAGCTATTTTACTATGTTGCCAGCACCAGCGGGGGAGTATCGCATAAAGATAACTGTTGGTGCTTATAATGATTGGAAAGCTATTGTCAATgtatttctacaaatttgggaataa